The Paenibacillus sophorae genome has a segment encoding these proteins:
- a CDS encoding gamma carbonic anhydrase family protein, which translates to MSFSQHSKVNIDPSAIIMEGVIINGDVSIGAETVVLSGAVISSEGSPLQIGGRCIIMENAVLRATKRHPLTIEDHVLVGPHSHVSGAIIGEGSFIATGATIFGGSELGEGCMIGVNAVVHIGTCCPESFFVPIGYTAVGNPAEVFSPLEIERVHDKIFQMGFTNYLFNFDSHNMTNGEATKLLCDKYVQHYIRNTRR; encoded by the coding sequence TTGAGTTTCTCACAGCATTCCAAAGTCAATATAGACCCGTCGGCTATTATTATGGAAGGCGTTATTATTAATGGCGACGTATCCATCGGAGCAGAAACCGTTGTTTTATCCGGAGCCGTAATAAGCTCTGAGGGATCGCCTCTGCAAATAGGCGGGAGATGCATAATCATGGAGAATGCGGTGCTAAGAGCGACCAAAAGACATCCGCTGACAATTGAAGATCATGTTCTCGTCGGGCCACACTCTCATGTGAGCGGAGCGATCATTGGAGAAGGCAGCTTCATTGCCACGGGAGCAACTATTTTTGGGGGCTCTGAGCTTGGAGAAGGGTGCATGATCGGCGTTAACGCTGTCGTGCATATCGGAACCTGCTGCCCTGAATCTTTCTTTGTGCCGATTGGCTATACGGCCGTGGGAAATCCCGCAGAAGTATTTTCTCCTTTGGAGATTGAGCGGGTCCATGACAAAATTTTTCAGATGGGCTTCACCAATTATTTATTTAATTTTGATTCCCACAATATGACAAATGGAGAAGCGACAAAGCTGCTGTGCGATAAATATGTTCAGCATTACATAAGGAATACCCGTAGATAA
- a CDS encoding class I SAM-dependent methyltransferase yields MNTSSSPQLYHWFVRPKWFTKKYIHDHIQSRFAFNGKVVLDFGSGTGANCSMFQPNHYLGIDPDAGRIHYARRRYPNHAFHVLENGKLPVDNESVDFILIIAVLHHISSEEIAEYMKEFRRILKPNGKIIVMEPCLCQNKPLSNWFMNLYDNGEYIRREEEYIQLFRESEFASQVINRFRKGFLYNELFFSANLR; encoded by the coding sequence TTGAATACTTCGTCTTCACCCCAGCTTTACCATTGGTTCGTTCGTCCGAAATGGTTTACCAAAAAATATATTCATGATCATATACAATCCCGATTTGCGTTTAACGGTAAAGTCGTGCTTGACTTTGGCTCGGGTACAGGGGCTAATTGTTCGATGTTTCAGCCGAATCACTATCTCGGCATCGATCCGGACGCCGGACGGATTCATTATGCAAGACGGCGATATCCGAACCACGCGTTCCATGTGCTTGAAAACGGCAAGCTTCCTGTTGATAATGAGTCTGTCGATTTCATACTCATTATCGCTGTATTGCACCATATTTCGTCCGAAGAAATTGCAGAGTACATGAAGGAATTTAGGCGAATATTAAAACCGAACGGAAAAATCATCGTTATGGAGCCTTGTCTATGCCAAAATAAACCGTTAAGTAATTGGTTTATGAATCTTTATGACAATGGGGAGTATATCCGGAGAGAAGAAGAATACATTCAATTGTTTCGGGAGAGTGAATTTGCTTCGCAGGTCATCAACCGATTTCGAAAAGGTTTCTTATATAATGAGCTGTTTTTCTCGGCAAACCTTAGATAA
- a CDS encoding alkaline phosphatase family protein, with translation MRTGKKMTVILTIGLTLIMSLTGCQAKSGTNADMRSEPEFKVTSAGDKPIVAIIIDSLMDKPLQEAMNQGKAPALKYLIDHGRYFPKVVSSFPTMSVTIDSTLLTGVYADKHHVPGLVWYNDREKRMVFYGNGPKEALKIDQLQVLTDSVYQLNQVQLSKKVKTIHEELADSGKHSASINAVIYRGRTERDLRVPQTMADTTRLPDHYKVNTPELFSLAAFTQLNPENSLHTALWEKYGMNDKFAARDIAYLVQNGKLPEVTVAYFPGNDSVHHRKGSMALKGIERADRALQHVLDSYGSWEEAVKRTTWIILGDSAQSDVLENRDEFKVDLRPLLNGYRIAKLDRPVAQDDQIVIAANERMAYIYALSPSLKLSEIVKGLQTEAKLDIIAVNRDHSVLLTGGGQGDNVLSYRPGGPYSDEYGQKWSLSGDPGLADISLREHRIKYGKYPDVLARLYGALHSHEGRYIVVTVKPGYELAGESSPTHRGGGAHGSLHEVDSIVPLIVTGTDSQPKHPRIVDLKDWILQMANRN, from the coding sequence ATGAGGACAGGAAAAAAGATGACCGTTATTTTGACAATCGGCCTAACTTTGATCATGTCTCTTACCGGATGCCAAGCGAAATCGGGAACGAACGCTGATATGCGATCCGAACCGGAGTTCAAGGTAACATCAGCTGGCGATAAGCCCATCGTTGCCATTATCATCGATTCCCTGATGGACAAGCCTTTGCAGGAAGCAATGAACCAGGGTAAAGCGCCCGCCTTGAAATATCTGATTGATCACGGACGGTATTTTCCTAAAGTTGTCAGTTCTTTTCCAACCATGTCCGTAACGATTGACAGCACTTTATTAACAGGTGTGTACGCGGATAAGCATCATGTTCCGGGGCTGGTGTGGTACAATGACCGGGAAAAGCGGATGGTTTTTTACGGCAATGGGCCAAAAGAAGCGCTGAAAATTGATCAACTGCAGGTATTGACGGACAGCGTCTATCAGTTGAATCAGGTTCAATTAAGCAAAAAAGTGAAGACCATTCATGAGGAATTGGCCGACTCAGGCAAACATTCGGCTTCGATCAACGCAGTTATTTACAGAGGAAGAACGGAACGGGATCTGCGTGTACCCCAAACGATGGCGGACACCACACGGCTGCCGGATCATTATAAAGTTAACACTCCGGAGTTGTTTTCGCTTGCCGCGTTCACACAGCTAAATCCGGAAAATTCCCTCCATACGGCCTTATGGGAAAAGTATGGGATGAACGACAAATTCGCAGCCCGGGACATAGCTTATCTGGTACAGAACGGGAAGCTTCCGGAAGTAACTGTCGCGTATTTTCCAGGAAACGATAGCGTTCATCACCGAAAAGGCTCGATGGCGCTTAAAGGTATTGAAAGGGCCGACCGGGCGCTGCAGCACGTGCTAGATTCATACGGGTCATGGGAGGAGGCGGTGAAAAGAACCACGTGGATTATTCTGGGGGACAGCGCTCAAAGCGATGTACTGGAAAATCGGGACGAATTCAAAGTGGATTTACGCCCTCTTCTGAATGGTTACCGGATTGCCAAGCTTGACCGGCCGGTCGCACAAGATGACCAAATCGTCATCGCGGCTAACGAACGGATGGCCTACATTTACGCCCTATCGCCAAGTCTGAAGCTTTCTGAGATCGTAAAAGGGTTACAAACGGAAGCCAAACTCGACATTATAGCGGTAAACCGGGATCATTCGGTACTGCTTACGGGCGGAGGACAAGGCGATAACGTTCTGTCCTATCGTCCGGGAGGACCTTATTCGGATGAATACGGGCAAAAGTGGTCGCTGTCGGGCGATCCCGGGCTGGCGGACATTTCCCTCCGTGAACATCGAATCAAATACGGAAAATACCCGGACGTGCTGGCCCGATTATACGGCGCGCTCCATTCCCATGAAGGACGATATATCGTCGTCACGGTGAAACCGGGATACGAATTGGCCGGCGAAAGCTCTCCCACCCATCGCGGAGGAGGAGCACACGGTTCGCTGCATGAGGTGGATTCGATCGTCCCCCTTATTGTTACCGGAACGGATTCGCAGCCGAAACATCCAAGAATCGTTGACTTGAAAGACTGGATTCTGCAAATGGCTAACCGAAATTGA
- a CDS encoding radical SAM/SPASM domain-containing protein, which translates to MTKKCNLYCEHCYRDSGPASPVADQLTTEEGTRLIDQIKQAGFKLLIFSGGEPLIREDLCELIAYASSIGLRPALGSNGTLLTAAKAAELGKAGLGGIAISIDSATPEYHNRFRNAPEGWQQALEGIRYAREVGLRVQINMTLTEGNMDDFEQVAQLAEELNVSSLHPFFLVPTGRAVNIEEDGLKQERYYSVLRSVLSKQKSTSLEIKPTCAPQFMPLAKSMGLEMRYTRGCLAGVAYCSVLPNGEVHICPYLPVKVGNVRDQPFDEIWRDNPVFRDLRNFEKYEGECGSCPDVGICGGCRARSYYYSGGNFMAEEPWCYKRLAAL; encoded by the coding sequence GTGACCAAGAAATGCAATTTATACTGCGAACACTGCTATCGCGACTCCGGACCGGCATCGCCTGTTGCAGACCAGCTAACCACGGAAGAAGGCACCCGGCTCATTGATCAGATCAAACAGGCCGGATTCAAGCTTCTCATATTCAGCGGCGGCGAGCCCTTGATCCGTGAAGATCTCTGCGAATTGATCGCTTATGCCTCATCTATCGGCCTTCGTCCCGCACTTGGCAGCAATGGCACGCTTCTGACCGCCGCCAAAGCAGCCGAGCTGGGGAAAGCGGGGCTGGGGGGCATCGCGATCAGCATAGACAGCGCCACGCCGGAGTATCATAACCGGTTCAGGAACGCGCCGGAAGGCTGGCAGCAAGCATTGGAGGGCATCCGTTATGCCCGTGAAGTCGGGCTGAGAGTGCAAATTAACATGACGCTGACCGAGGGCAATATGGATGATTTCGAGCAGGTAGCTCAGCTTGCGGAGGAACTGAATGTATCCTCTCTGCACCCGTTCTTTCTCGTTCCGACCGGACGGGCCGTCAACATCGAAGAGGATGGGTTGAAGCAGGAACGATACTACTCGGTTCTGCGCAGCGTTCTGTCCAAACAGAAATCAACCTCCCTAGAAATCAAACCGACATGCGCTCCCCAGTTCATGCCGCTCGCCAAGAGCATGGGGCTTGAAATGCGGTATACGCGAGGCTGTCTTGCCGGGGTCGCCTATTGTTCGGTGCTGCCGAATGGCGAGGTGCATATTTGCCCGTACCTGCCGGTTAAGGTGGGGAATGTTCGCGACCAGCCTTTTGATGAAATATGGAGGGACAATCCGGTATTCCGAGATTTAAGAAACTTCGAGAAATATGAAGGAGAATGCGGCTCCTGTCCGGATGTCGGTATTTGCGGCGGCTGCCGGGCGAGGTCGTATTATTACAGCGGCGGCAATTTCATGGCTGAAGAGCCATGGTGTTATAAAAGATTGGCGGCGCTGTAG
- a CDS encoding DMT family transporter, translating to MRGLLFALLGGACITLQGVANSRISQDIGTWQAATVTQLTGFIMALLILLFVRDGRRQGLKQVKPLYLIGGAFAAVIIFSEVTAIRKVGVTFTISAVLIAQLCLTFLIDSNGWFGVVKQKMKLPQFFGLGMMIAGVIILKF from the coding sequence ATGAGAGGGCTGTTATTTGCGTTGTTGGGCGGGGCGTGTATTACGCTGCAGGGAGTGGCTAATTCCCGGATCAGTCAAGATATTGGAACTTGGCAAGCCGCCACAGTTACCCAGTTAACCGGGTTTATTATGGCCTTGCTTATCCTCCTGTTTGTCCGGGACGGAAGACGGCAGGGGCTGAAGCAAGTCAAACCATTATATCTTATTGGCGGCGCGTTTGCGGCTGTCATTATTTTCAGCGAAGTAACGGCAATTCGTAAAGTCGGGGTTACCTTTACGATATCCGCGGTGCTGATTGCCCAGTTGTGCCTGACCTTTTTAATTGATTCGAACGGTTGGTTTGGCGTGGTGAAGCAAAAGATGAAGCTGCCGCAGTTCTTCGGCCTCGGAATGATGATCGCCGGTGTAATCATACTTAAATTTTGA
- a CDS encoding DMT family transporter, giving the protein MIQGLLLALVAGSLVSMQNVFNSKVNEHTGSWATTALVLGMGFAASLTFGLIFEGGRLFSLENMKPWYWISGVIGVGVVICLTLGIRLLGPTYAISIVLISQLGCALLWDSVGWMGLNKVPFTFQQLLGVLVIIGGILVFKLGGGRVHQAASGETNETSPCNIKNEARGA; this is encoded by the coding sequence ATGATTCAAGGGTTGTTACTCGCGCTCGTTGCGGGTTCACTTGTCAGCATGCAAAATGTTTTTAACAGTAAAGTCAATGAACATACAGGTTCCTGGGCCACAACGGCGTTGGTGCTGGGAATGGGCTTTGCGGCTTCGCTGACTTTTGGCCTGATCTTTGAAGGGGGCCGGCTGTTTAGCCTGGAGAACATGAAGCCCTGGTACTGGATCAGCGGTGTAATCGGGGTGGGTGTAGTTATCTGTCTGACGCTGGGGATCAGGCTGCTTGGTCCTACGTATGCCATCTCCATCGTTCTGATCTCACAGCTTGGCTGCGCTCTATTATGGGACTCAGTGGGCTGGATGGGCCTGAACAAAGTTCCTTTTACATTCCAACAATTGCTCGGGGTGCTGGTTATTATCGGCGGCATTCTGGTATTCAAATTAGGCGGCGGGCGTGTGCATCAGGCGGCTTCGGGAGAAACAAACGAGACTTCGCCATGCAACATAAAGAATGAAGCGAGAGGCGCATAG
- a CDS encoding NUDIX hydrolase produces the protein MTTAIDKIAWISMNQGQLLCARSQGKDTYYLPGGKREPGESDTDTLLREIEEELSVRIKPETVIYFGTFKAEAHAKTGGIQVKMTCYTAEFEGVLSPASEIEELAWLTYNDRDRVSAVTQIIFDELHEMGRLA, from the coding sequence ATGACAACCGCAATCGATAAAATTGCCTGGATATCCATGAATCAGGGCCAATTGTTATGCGCCCGTTCCCAAGGAAAAGATACTTATTATTTACCTGGTGGAAAAAGAGAGCCCGGCGAGAGTGATACAGATACGCTGCTGCGGGAAATAGAAGAGGAATTATCCGTTCGGATCAAGCCCGAAACGGTCATCTACTTCGGGACGTTCAAAGCGGAAGCTCACGCGAAGACTGGCGGGATTCAGGTGAAAATGACTTGTTACACCGCAGAGTTCGAAGGAGTACTGAGTCCGGCATCGGAAATCGAGGAACTGGCCTGGTTAACCTATAATGACCGGGACCGTGTATCAGCGGTTACACAGATTATTTTTGATGAGCTGCATGAGATGGGGCGGCTTGCCTGA
- a CDS encoding DUF6803 family protein, with protein sequence MSMTHYMSLLADNQPWNLIIFMAIPVIFAETITVTEFFILFGKNTQGGLRSFNRICSILAGLYFTGIFIYLFPTAFIPLTVNGEWHTWVDVVAVGFYLSGVFFLLPLALLDLGIIARNRSAEGKLKLHFILVSGFLIVAHIAMIFGMVNPEIIGGMAGMNH encoded by the coding sequence ATGAGCATGACGCATTACATGTCCTTGCTTGCGGACAATCAGCCATGGAATTTGATTATATTCATGGCCATTCCCGTGATTTTTGCCGAAACGATTACTGTAACCGAATTCTTTATCCTCTTTGGCAAAAACACGCAGGGCGGACTCAGAAGCTTTAACCGCATTTGCAGCATCCTGGCCGGACTGTATTTTACAGGAATCTTTATCTACTTGTTCCCCACCGCGTTTATCCCTCTAACCGTAAATGGCGAATGGCATACCTGGGTGGACGTTGTTGCTGTAGGATTTTACTTGAGCGGTGTGTTCTTCTTATTACCCCTCGCTCTTCTTGATCTTGGCATCATCGCCCGCAACCGTTCCGCAGAAGGAAAATTGAAGCTTCACTTTATCCTCGTCAGCGGATTTCTCATTGTGGCCCACATCGCAATGATATTCGGGATGGTCAATCCGGAAATCATTGGGGGAATGGCCGGTATGAATCATTAA
- a CDS encoding radical SAM/SPASM domain-containing protein → MINVTKLLTGMKGEGDDLRYTIKPGHKPHGVSAGRGPVVVWNSTRACNLTCKHCYANACPAHDPDEMSTEEAKAFIDDLAVFQVPVLLFSGGEPLIRKDIFELISYASSKGLRPVVSTNGTLITIDKAKMLKEAGIKYVGVSLDGLEERHDEFRGRKGSFEQALQGIRNCLSIGQKVGVRFTISRHTYEDLDGVLDLIERENIPRACFYHLVYSGRGSALQQEDVTHAQSRHALDRIMAKTIDLHGKGRQVELLTVDNHADGVYLYQWMMEHDPERADELLGLLRRNGGNRSGIAIGCVDWHGNVYPDQFTRDIEIGNIRKQKFSEIWRDAAHPLMAGLRDRKPLLKGRCSECNWLDVCNGNFRARASVSGDFWAEDPSCYLSDREIGII, encoded by the coding sequence ATGATTAATGTAACGAAACTGCTTACCGGTATGAAGGGGGAAGGCGATGACCTTCGTTATACCATTAAGCCGGGACACAAACCGCATGGCGTTTCCGCGGGCAGAGGGCCTGTCGTCGTGTGGAATTCGACACGGGCATGCAACTTGACCTGTAAACATTGTTATGCAAATGCCTGTCCTGCCCATGATCCCGATGAAATGTCGACGGAGGAAGCGAAGGCGTTTATTGATGACCTGGCCGTATTCCAGGTGCCGGTTCTGCTTTTTTCCGGTGGAGAACCTCTGATCCGTAAAGATATTTTTGAGCTGATTTCTTATGCGTCAAGCAAAGGTCTGCGGCCGGTAGTATCGACGAATGGCACTCTGATTACCATCGATAAAGCGAAAATGCTAAAAGAAGCAGGGATTAAATACGTCGGTGTAAGCTTGGATGGGCTGGAAGAGCGCCATGATGAGTTTCGCGGGCGAAAGGGGTCTTTTGAACAGGCGCTTCAGGGTATCCGAAACTGCTTGTCTATCGGCCAGAAGGTAGGGGTTCGGTTCACGATCAGCAGACATACATACGAAGACCTGGACGGAGTGCTTGATTTGATCGAGCGGGAAAATATTCCGCGGGCCTGCTTCTACCATCTCGTCTATTCCGGCCGCGGGAGCGCCCTGCAGCAGGAGGATGTTACACATGCACAGTCCCGGCATGCTCTTGACCGGATTATGGCTAAGACGATAGACCTGCATGGTAAAGGCAGACAGGTTGAACTGCTTACCGTTGATAACCATGCGGATGGAGTTTACCTATACCAGTGGATGATGGAGCACGACCCGGAGCGCGCGGATGAACTGCTTGGACTGCTTCGGCGAAACGGCGGCAACCGTTCCGGAATAGCCATCGGCTGCGTCGATTGGCACGGCAACGTCTATCCCGATCAGTTCACCAGAGATATCGAAATCGGCAATATCCGCAAGCAGAAATTCAGCGAGATCTGGCGCGATGCCGCTCATCCGCTAATGGCGGGCCTGCGCGACCGCAAACCGCTGCTGAAAGGACGCTGCAGTGAATGCAATTGGCTGGACGTCTGTAACGGAAATTTCCGGGCCCGGGCTTCTGTAAGCGGTGATTTCTGGGCAGAGGACCCATCCTGTTATTTAAGCGACCGCGAAATTGGAATCATATAA
- a CDS encoding AsnC family transcriptional regulator yields MELDAMDRKLLNRLQIELPLVKHPWNTIAEELGLQQGDVLQRLERLKKEGFIRRIGGVFNPAGLGYRGCLYAMTVREDLFYQTAAVINSFKGVTHNYRRRSRLNMWFTLSFRTEEERGAILETISEAAGGPRLYEFPSEQIFKLKVFLNMEEKATASAITPNPNLNGGTTFKQELCKIENTDMQLIRELQGDLPLLPEPYTEIAYKTGCSLEEVFRRLQTLQAGGALKRIGAVLKHREAGFSANGLFVSVLPKKHISEAGKRLAGYSEVSHCYKRRAHPDWPYNLYAMIHGPDEASVRKVAEHFVKQEGIKEYDILFSTEELKKTSFSI; encoded by the coding sequence GTGGAACTGGATGCGATGGACCGGAAGCTGCTAAATCGGCTGCAGATCGAACTTCCTCTGGTCAAACACCCCTGGAACACCATTGCGGAGGAACTGGGATTACAGCAGGGAGATGTGCTTCAAAGGCTGGAGAGGTTGAAAAAAGAGGGATTCATCCGGCGGATCGGCGGGGTATTTAATCCGGCAGGGCTCGGATATAGAGGCTGTCTGTATGCGATGACAGTACGGGAAGATCTTTTTTATCAGACGGCTGCAGTCATCAACAGCTTTAAAGGCGTTACCCATAACTACCGCCGGCGCAGTCGGCTCAATATGTGGTTTACGCTGAGCTTCCGAACCGAGGAAGAACGGGGAGCCATACTTGAAACGATCTCTGAAGCGGCGGGCGGGCCGCGTCTCTATGAGTTTCCTTCCGAGCAGATATTCAAGCTGAAGGTCTTTTTGAATATGGAAGAAAAGGCTACCGCGTCAGCCATAACACCCAATCCGAACCTGAATGGGGGCACAACCTTCAAACAGGAGCTTTGCAAAATAGAGAATACGGATATGCAGCTGATCCGCGAACTGCAGGGAGATCTGCCGTTGTTACCCGAACCGTATACCGAGATTGCTTATAAGACAGGATGCAGCTTGGAAGAGGTGTTTCGCCGCTTGCAGACGCTGCAGGCAGGAGGAGCGCTCAAACGAATCGGAGCCGTTCTGAAGCATAGGGAAGCCGGGTTTTCAGCCAACGGCCTGTTCGTCAGCGTACTTCCCAAGAAGCATATATCCGAAGCAGGGAAAAGGCTAGCCGGTTATTCGGAAGTCAGCCACTGCTACAAGCGCCGGGCGCATCCCGATTGGCCGTATAATTTATACGCCATGATTCACGGACCCGATGAAGCGTCTGTTCGGAAAGTTGCGGAGCATTTTGTTAAGCAGGAAGGCATCAAGGAATACGACATCCTGTTCAGCACGGAAGAACTGAAGAAAACGAGCTTTTCGATCTAA
- a CDS encoding NusG domain II-containing protein, translating into MKRGDLYIILLGLLIAGSIYGIKWLHMDHSAYKPGDLMARITVNGNLYKNVALTKEVQIIDIKTEFGHNTLKAFDYGIQMIYSDAPKRIALDMGFISKPYQQIICIPTRVYVEVFNPHKQPSGDELDAVI; encoded by the coding sequence ATGAAACGCGGAGATCTGTACATCATATTGCTGGGACTGCTAATTGCCGGTTCTATTTACGGAATCAAATGGCTCCACATGGACCACAGCGCCTACAAACCGGGAGACCTGATGGCTCGAATTACGGTGAACGGGAATCTTTACAAGAACGTGGCTTTAACCAAAGAAGTGCAAATAATCGACATCAAAACGGAATTTGGCCATAATACGCTCAAAGCCTTCGATTATGGGATTCAGATGATTTATTCGGACGCTCCGAAACGGATCGCGCTGGATATGGGGTTCATCTCCAAGCCTTACCAGCAGATTATCTGCATTCCGACCCGTGTATACGTTGAAGTATTCAACCCGCACAAGCAGCCTTCAGGTGATGAACTCGACGCAGTGATATGA
- a CDS encoding Crp/Fnr family transcriptional regulator, translated as MKEIQDQKQLHSFLQTYQLETIFNEALMPYLSLYRFDQGELICSQGEPSQVLYVLVKGKIKVYTTSEEGKILIISFKTPTEVIGDIEYIQHIPIINTVEAVSQVNMIGVPYRMLEKYAADYPPLLNFLLHVITRKFYVKSNFLSFNMMHPVEVRLASYLLSVSYDDSDSEIPGQLNSFRLTDVANFIGTSYRHLNRIIQKLCTEGLIERSKGLILVKDKEGLSALANHNIYE; from the coding sequence ATGAAAGAAATACAGGATCAGAAGCAGCTGCACTCTTTTTTACAAACTTATCAGTTGGAAACGATATTTAATGAAGCTTTGATGCCGTATTTGTCGCTGTACCGCTTTGATCAGGGTGAACTGATCTGCTCCCAGGGAGAGCCTTCACAGGTTCTGTACGTGCTTGTAAAGGGCAAGATTAAAGTATATACCACCTCCGAGGAGGGCAAAATCCTGATTATTTCGTTCAAGACGCCGACTGAGGTGATCGGGGACATTGAGTATATCCAGCATATCCCGATTATCAATACGGTCGAGGCGGTATCGCAGGTCAATATGATTGGCGTTCCTTATCGCATGCTTGAAAAATACGCCGCAGACTACCCGCCGCTGCTGAACTTTTTACTGCACGTCATCACCCGGAAGTTTTACGTGAAGTCCAACTTTTTGAGCTTTAATATGATGCACCCGGTGGAGGTACGATTGGCCAGTTATCTGCTGTCGGTTTCCTATGACGATTCCGATTCCGAGATTCCGGGGCAGCTTAACAGCTTCCGTCTAACCGATGTGGCAAATTTTATTGGAACCAGCTATCGGCATCTGAACCGGATCATTCAAAAATTATGCACGGAAGGCCTAATTGAACGCAGCAAAGGGCTCATCCTTGTTAAAGATAAGGAAGGCTTAAGCGCGCTGGCTAATCACAATATTTATGAATAG
- the cls gene encoding cardiolipin synthase, protein MLWIVLALLLFIIQIGFVIIFEYQRPNKAVVWLIVLFIFPVIGFVLYLFVAKEYLCPPALSRTDNGHWDRLKDELIERCKQRVQKDLHGKTLVQDDNLHALLKKIPVAPIAACNETAVFVEGKKAFEAMMDAIAASEHHIHVEFYIIRDDRLGIRFEQLLIRKAQEGVKVRLIYDGIGSRRLGKAYLERLRNAGVETGCFFPLLTSFFNKRLNYRNHRKIVVVDGKTGFFGGLNIGDEYLGEGPKFGYWRDTHFSIKGDAVLWVQYTFLTDWHLVTGQIITDPVYYPIQESRGNELVQIVKSGPDETILELIFSLIVSAKRRIFIETPYFIPDPGILLALKTAISRGVDVRIIIPAVPDKNLVYCATLSYVQELLQAGGRFYGYQKGFIHAKLIISDDLALSGSANMDIRSFCNQFEINAVFFDGKVVDRLVQDFYRDLGVSEEILQSNFEKRSTLQKMQIIFARLLSPLF, encoded by the coding sequence TTGCTTTGGATCGTTTTGGCTCTCTTGTTGTTTATTATCCAAATCGGATTCGTTATCATCTTCGAATATCAACGTCCGAACAAAGCGGTGGTTTGGCTTATTGTTTTGTTCATTTTTCCGGTCATCGGTTTCGTGCTGTATTTATTTGTTGCGAAAGAATACCTTTGCCCCCCTGCTCTTTCGAGGACAGACAACGGGCATTGGGACCGATTAAAGGACGAACTCATTGAACGATGCAAACAGCGAGTACAGAAAGATCTGCATGGTAAGACTCTTGTCCAAGACGACAATTTACATGCATTACTCAAAAAAATACCGGTCGCCCCCATTGCAGCTTGTAATGAAACGGCGGTTTTCGTCGAAGGAAAGAAAGCCTTTGAAGCAATGATGGATGCAATTGCCGCTTCCGAGCATCATATTCATGTGGAGTTTTACATTATTCGTGACGATCGTCTCGGTATCCGGTTTGAGCAATTGTTGATCCGGAAAGCGCAGGAAGGCGTGAAGGTTCGACTTATATATGACGGGATCGGAAGCCGCCGGTTGGGAAAAGCCTATTTGGAACGGCTGCGGAATGCCGGGGTAGAAACGGGGTGCTTTTTTCCTCTGTTAACCTCTTTCTTCAATAAGCGGCTCAATTATCGAAATCACCGTAAAATCGTGGTGGTGGACGGCAAAACCGGATTTTTCGGCGGCTTGAATATTGGGGATGAATACTTAGGGGAAGGTCCGAAATTCGGCTATTGGCGGGACACTCATTTTAGCATTAAAGGCGATGCGGTACTGTGGGTCCAATATACATTTTTGACCGATTGGCACTTGGTTACAGGACAAATCATAACCGATCCCGTCTATTATCCGATACAGGAAAGCCGCGGGAATGAGCTTGTACAAATCGTAAAAAGCGGTCCGGACGAGACGATCCTAGAGCTTATTTTCTCCCTCATCGTTTCGGCGAAGAGGCGGATTTTTATCGAGACGCCCTATTTCATTCCCGATCCCGGCATCTTATTGGCTCTGAAAACGGCCATCTCTAGAGGAGTCGACGTTCGCATAATTATACCAGCTGTTCCTGATAAAAATCTTGTTTATTGCGCTACTTTGTCCTATGTTCAGGAATTGCTGCAGGCGGGAGGCCGGTTTTATGGCTACCAGAAAGGGTTTATCCATGCCAAACTGATTATTTCCGATGACTTGGCGCTTTCCGGCAGCGCAAATATGGACATACGCAGCTTTTGCAACCAATTCGAAATCAATGCGGTCTTTTTCGACGGGAAGGTCGTTGACCGCCTGGTACAAGATTTTTACCGGGATCTTGGCGTGAGCGAGGAGATTTTGCAGTCGAATTTCGAAAAGCGCAGCACGTTACAAAAAATGCAGATTATTTTCGCCCGGCTGCTGTCGCCGTTATTCTAG